One Syntrophaceae bacterium DNA window includes the following coding sequences:
- a CDS encoding 4Fe-4S binding protein yields MESMGTLHPSTLSTKDLHWRILWDREKCTLCGRCTAVCPVQAIELGVHRKRLVTVPLGIKDTPSTAFTVYHGIDQRTDAAFACVGCAMCSLVCPNDAIVPVLNEDVDKQRFHINSGGVPRRRGGRRNAPGSLLDQIKFIRISMLTDPALDAGRHEFELRTLLGRILPPEEALKFSRENGWIPPVREIYPLIIGSMSFGALSPTMWEGLQMGVAYLNEELGMPVRMCTGEGGCPPRLLRSRFLKYVILQIASGYFGWDEIIRALPEMKEDPCAVEIKYGQGAKPGDGGLLMWYKVNSLIAQVRGVPPGVSLPSPPTHQTKYSIEESVAKMIQSMYMAWGFRVPVYPKISGTSTALAVLNNLARNPIAAGLAIDGEDGGTGAAYSVSMDHMGHPIASNIRDAYLTLVKVGKQNEIPLFAGGGIGKNGNLTANAAALIMLGASGVQVGKYIMQAAAGCLGSESDRCNICNIGQCPKGITSQDPRLYRRLDPEHVAQRLVDVYLSFDTELRKIVAPLGRSTSLPIGMSDALGIADRSAAERLQIQYVV; encoded by the coding sequence ATGGAATCAATGGGAACCCTTCACCCCTCCACACTGAGCACGAAGGACCTGCACTGGCGGATCCTCTGGGACAGGGAAAAGTGCACCCTCTGCGGGCGCTGCACGGCGGTCTGCCCCGTGCAAGCCATCGAGCTCGGCGTCCACCGCAAGCGGCTCGTCACCGTGCCCCTGGGGATCAAGGACACGCCCTCAACCGCCTTCACCGTCTACCACGGCATCGACCAGCGGACGGACGCGGCCTTCGCCTGCGTCGGCTGCGCCATGTGCAGCCTGGTCTGCCCCAATGACGCGATTGTCCCCGTGCTCAACGAGGACGTCGACAAGCAGCGTTTTCACATCAACAGCGGTGGGGTCCCCCGGCGCCGCGGCGGCCGCCGCAATGCCCCGGGCAGCCTCCTCGACCAGATCAAGTTCATCCGCATCTCCATGCTGACCGACCCCGCCCTGGACGCGGGCCGGCACGAGTTCGAGCTGCGGACGCTGCTCGGGCGGATCCTGCCCCCCGAGGAGGCCCTGAAGTTCAGCCGCGAGAACGGGTGGATCCCGCCCGTGCGGGAGATCTACCCGCTGATCATCGGCAGCATGTCCTTCGGCGCGCTCTCCCCCACCATGTGGGAGGGGCTGCAGATGGGTGTGGCCTACCTCAACGAGGAGCTGGGCATGCCCGTGCGGATGTGCACCGGCGAGGGCGGCTGCCCGCCGCGCCTGCTGCGGTCGCGATTCCTGAAATACGTGATCCTCCAGATCGCCAGCGGCTACTTCGGCTGGGACGAGATCATCCGTGCCCTGCCCGAGATGAAGGAGGACCCCTGCGCCGTGGAGATCAAGTACGGCCAGGGGGCCAAGCCCGGCGACGGGGGGCTGCTGATGTGGTACAAGGTCAACAGCCTCATCGCGCAGGTCCGCGGCGTGCCCCCCGGCGTGAGCCTGCCGAGCCCCCCCACGCACCAGACGAAGTACTCCATCGAGGAGTCCGTCGCGAAGATGATTCAGTCCATGTACATGGCCTGGGGGTTCCGTGTTCCGGTGTACCCGAAGATCTCGGGGACCAGCACGGCGCTCGCCGTCCTGAACAACCTGGCCCGCAACCCCATCGCCGCCGGGCTTGCGATCGACGGCGAGGACGGGGGCACCGGGGCGGCCTACAGCGTCTCGATGGATCACATGGGACACCCCATCGCGAGCAACATCCGCGACGCCTACCTGACCCTCGTCAAGGTCGGCAAGCAGAACGAGATACCCCTCTTCGCGGGCGGGGGCATCGGGAAGAACGGCAATCTCACGGCCAACGCGGCGGCGCTCATCATGCTGGGCGCCAGCGGCGTGCAGGTCGGCAAGTACATCATGCAGGCCGCGGCGGGATGCCTCGGCTCGGAGAGCGACCGCTGCAATATCTGCAACATCGGCCAGTGCCCCAAGGGGATCACGTCCCAGGACCCCCGTCTCTATAGGCGCCTCGACCCGGAGCACGTCGCCCAGCGCCTGGTGGACGTCTACCTGAGCTTCGACACGGAGCTCCGGAAGATCGTGGCACCCCTGGGCCGGTCGACGTCCCTGCCCATCGGGATGTCCGATGCTCTCGGCATTGCCGACCGCAGCGCCGCGGAGAGGCTCCAGATCCAGTATGTCGTCTAG
- a CDS encoding FAD-dependent oxidoreductase: MSSRRVTDVAIAKTAPRKKQDAARATVVIHGVESGQRVESRVLEERLQQAVTEGHRRIEVQAYGQHGIGGRLWKAGSDPVEVRITGSPGQRVGSMGFPNTRIEVMGPASDDVGWLNAGARIVVHGQASNGVGNAMAQGKIYIAGDIGARGMTMTKHNPRFAPPELWVLGGVGDSFAEFMAGGTAVICGHEAHHPDNVLGHRPCVGMVGGRIFFRGPHKGFSEEDARLAEIGDEEWNWLCAGLKEFLRAIGRGGLQEELLADREAWKLIVARRPGEKGIKAVRTMADFRRFVWDQELGKGGLIGDLTDLDRSPVPVITTGILRRYVPVWENLKFLPPCQASCPTGIPVQKRWEMVRKGLVDEAVDMALAYTPFPVTVCGYLCPNVCMQHCTRRSAGLAPVDITVLGKASLQARPPEPAPPTGYRVAIVGGGPAGLSIAWQLYLRGHRPVVYDRGEELGGKITSSIPSLRIPDEIVRREIERVKGLIPEVRLKAEMTREEFTKLRDEYDYVVIATGAQKPRMLPIPGIERALPALDFLRDAKANRVSVGKRVVVIGAGNVGCDAASEAARLGAEEITLIDIQEPASFGKERQHAEAAGAKFLWPVATRAITAEGVELTRGDALPADTVIVAIGDQPDLGFLPRGIATERGFIVVNERFQTSDPKVFAVGDTVKLGLLTEAIGAGRRAAEAIDALLSGREPALDTLPAIPAARIKLEYYDPRVKGFGDTDECAGECASCGSCRDCSVCVTVCPQNAISRRDLGGGAYEYVVDPDRCIGCGFCAGACPCGIWQLVENVPLESAGGTV, translated from the coding sequence ATGTCGTCTAGAAGGGTGACTGACGTGGCAATCGCAAAAACCGCACCGAGAAAGAAACAGGACGCCGCCCGGGCCACCGTGGTGATCCACGGGGTCGAGAGCGGTCAGCGCGTGGAGTCGCGCGTCCTCGAGGAGCGCCTGCAGCAGGCCGTGACGGAGGGCCATCGCCGCATCGAGGTGCAGGCCTACGGCCAGCACGGCATCGGGGGCCGGCTCTGGAAGGCCGGTAGCGATCCCGTCGAGGTCCGGATCACCGGCTCCCCAGGCCAGCGCGTGGGCTCCATGGGCTTTCCCAACACCCGCATCGAGGTGATGGGCCCCGCCTCGGACGACGTGGGATGGCTCAACGCCGGGGCCCGGATCGTGGTCCACGGCCAGGCGTCCAACGGCGTGGGCAACGCCATGGCGCAGGGCAAGATCTACATCGCAGGCGACATCGGCGCACGCGGCATGACGATGACGAAGCACAACCCGCGGTTCGCCCCGCCGGAGCTGTGGGTGCTCGGGGGCGTCGGCGACTCCTTCGCCGAGTTCATGGCGGGCGGCACCGCCGTCATCTGCGGCCACGAGGCGCACCACCCGGACAACGTCCTCGGTCACCGGCCCTGCGTGGGCATGGTGGGCGGCCGGATCTTCTTCCGCGGCCCCCACAAGGGGTTCAGCGAGGAGGACGCCCGGCTTGCCGAGATCGGCGACGAGGAGTGGAACTGGCTCTGCGCCGGCCTGAAGGAGTTCCTCCGCGCAATCGGCCGCGGCGGCCTCCAGGAGGAGCTGCTGGCCGACCGCGAGGCCTGGAAGCTCATCGTGGCCCGCCGGCCCGGCGAAAAGGGCATCAAGGCCGTCCGCACGATGGCCGATTTCCGCCGCTTCGTCTGGGACCAGGAACTCGGAAAGGGCGGCCTCATCGGCGACCTGACCGACCTGGACCGCAGCCCGGTCCCGGTCATCACGACGGGCATCCTGCGGCGCTACGTGCCCGTCTGGGAGAACCTGAAGTTCCTGCCCCCCTGCCAGGCGAGCTGCCCCACGGGGATCCCCGTGCAGAAGCGGTGGGAGATGGTGCGCAAGGGCCTCGTCGACGAGGCCGTGGACATGGCCCTGGCCTACACACCCTTCCCCGTCACGGTCTGCGGATACCTCTGCCCCAACGTCTGCATGCAGCACTGCACGCGCCGGTCCGCAGGCCTCGCGCCCGTGGACATCACCGTCCTGGGCAAGGCGAGCCTCCAGGCCCGGCCGCCCGAGCCTGCGCCGCCCACGGGCTACCGGGTTGCGATCGTCGGCGGCGGCCCCGCGGGCCTCTCCATCGCCTGGCAGCTCTACCTCAGGGGGCACCGCCCCGTCGTCTACGACCGCGGCGAGGAGCTGGGAGGCAAGATCACGAGCTCGATCCCCAGCCTGCGCATCCCCGACGAGATCGTCCGCCGCGAGATCGAGCGGGTGAAGGGCCTCATCCCCGAGGTCCGCCTCAAGGCGGAGATGACCCGGGAGGAGTTCACGAAGCTCCGGGACGAGTACGACTATGTCGTCATCGCCACGGGGGCCCAGAAGCCCCGCATGCTGCCGATCCCCGGGATCGAGCGGGCCCTGCCGGCCCTCGACTTCCTGCGGGACGCCAAGGCGAATCGGGTCAGCGTCGGCAAGCGCGTCGTCGTCATCGGCGCGGGCAACGTCGGCTGCGATGCCGCCTCCGAGGCGGCCCGGCTCGGCGCCGAGGAGATCACCCTCATCGACATCCAGGAACCGGCCTCCTTCGGCAAGGAGCGGCAGCACGCCGAGGCGGCGGGGGCGAAGTTCCTCTGGCCCGTCGCGACGCGGGCGATCACCGCCGAGGGCGTGGAGCTCACGCGGGGCGACGCGCTGCCGGCCGACACGGTCATCGTGGCCATCGGCGACCAGCCCGACCTCGGGTTCCTCCCCCGGGGGATCGCGACGGAGAGGGGGTTCATCGTCGTCAACGAACGCTTCCAGACGAGCGACCCCAAGGTCTTTGCCGTGGGCGACACGGTGAAGCTGGGGCTCCTGACGGAGGCCATCGGCGCCGGACGCAGGGCCGCCGAGGCGATCGACGCCCTCCTGAGCGGCCGCGAGCCCGCACTGGATACGCTCCCGGCCATCCCCGCGGCCCGGATCAAGCTCGAGTACTACGACCCGCGCGTGAAGGGGTTCGGCGACACGGACGAGTGCGCCGGCGAGTGCGCCTCCTGCGGCTCCTGCAGGGACTGCTCGGTCTGCGTCACGGTCTGCCCCCAGAACGCCATCTCGCGCAGGGACCTGGGCGGCGGCGCCTACGAGTACGTCGTTGACCCCGACCGGTGCATCGGCTGCGGGTTCTGCGCCGGGGCCTGCCCCTGCGGGATCTGGCAGCTCGTGGAGAACGTCCCGCTGGAGAGCGCAGGCGGAACGGTGTAG
- a CDS encoding glutamine synthetase, producing the protein MISMRDAKDVQKFVKEKNVSFIQFWFTDVLGKLKSFSVTPSELEEGLAEGMGFDGSSIEGFARIEESDMIALPDPKTFQLIPWRPSDRPVARMFCDIMNPDGTNYMGDPRYALKRILAKIAKQGYTYYVGPELEFFYFANDSEAEILDQAGYFDGLPVDRGTDLRRQTIFALQSMGIRVEYSHHEVAPSQHEIDLRYLEALEMADTVMTYRVAAKEIARQNGVYCTFMPKPIFGQNGSGMHVHQSIFKGNKNIFFDAKDPYHLSPFAKNYIAGIMRHAREITCVTNQWVNSYKRLVPGYEAPVYVAWARRNRSAMIRVPMYKPGKEKATRIEYRAPDPACNPYLAFAVMLGAGLKGVEGKYPLPEPVEHDIFEMDEKARAEAGITSLPGSLWEALEETKQSVLVNEVLGDHIFGKFVENKKREWDMFRTHVTDFEINRYLPML; encoded by the coding sequence ATGATCAGCATGAGAGACGCAAAGGATGTGCAGAAGTTCGTCAAGGAGAAAAATGTCAGCTTCATTCAGTTCTGGTTCACCGACGTCCTCGGGAAGCTCAAGTCCTTCAGCGTGACCCCTTCGGAACTCGAGGAGGGCCTTGCGGAGGGCATGGGGTTCGACGGCTCCTCCATCGAGGGGTTCGCCCGCATCGAGGAGAGCGACATGATCGCCCTGCCGGACCCCAAGACGTTCCAGCTCATCCCCTGGCGCCCCAGCGACCGCCCCGTGGCGCGGATGTTCTGCGACATCATGAACCCCGACGGGACGAACTACATGGGTGACCCCCGGTACGCTCTCAAGCGGATCCTCGCCAAGATCGCCAAGCAGGGCTACACCTACTACGTGGGCCCCGAGCTCGAGTTCTTCTACTTCGCCAACGACTCGGAGGCCGAGATCCTCGACCAGGCCGGCTACTTCGACGGCCTCCCCGTCGACCGGGGCACGGACCTGCGCCGTCAGACGATCTTCGCCCTGCAGAGCATGGGCATCCGCGTGGAGTACAGCCACCACGAGGTGGCCCCGAGCCAGCACGAGATCGACCTCCGCTACCTCGAAGCCCTCGAGATGGCCGACACGGTCATGACCTACCGGGTGGCCGCCAAGGAGATCGCCCGGCAGAACGGCGTCTACTGTACCTTCATGCCCAAGCCGATCTTCGGCCAGAACGGCAGCGGCATGCACGTTCACCAGTCCATCTTCAAGGGCAACAAGAACATCTTCTTCGACGCCAAGGACCCGTACCACCTGTCGCCGTTCGCAAAGAACTACATCGCAGGGATTATGCGGCACGCCCGCGAGATCACGTGCGTCACGAACCAGTGGGTCAACTCCTACAAGCGGCTGGTGCCCGGCTACGAGGCGCCCGTCTACGTCGCCTGGGCGCGGCGGAACCGCTCGGCCATGATCCGCGTGCCCATGTACAAGCCCGGCAAGGAAAAGGCGACACGCATCGAGTACCGCGCGCCGGACCCGGCCTGCAACCCCTACCTGGCCTTCGCGGTCATGCTGGGCGCGGGCCTCAAGGGCGTCGAGGGCAAGTATCCCCTGCCCGAGCCGGTGGAGCACGACATCTTCGAGATGGACGAGAAGGCCCGCGCCGAGGCCGGGATCACCTCCCTGCCCGGCAGCCTCTGGGAGGCCCTCGAGGAGACCAAGCAGAGCGTGCTGGTCAACGAGGTCCTGGGCGACCACATCTTCGGCAAGTTCGTCGAGAACAAGAAGAGGGAGTGGGACATGTTCCGCACCCACGTCACCGATTTCGAGATCAACCGGTACCTGCCGATGCTGTAA
- the carA gene encoding glutamine-hydrolyzing carbamoyl-phosphate synthase small subunit: MHLLKKKPRALLVLEDGSVFRGFAFAHAGQSMGEVVFNTGMTGYQEILTDPSYKEQIVTMTYPLIGSYGVNPEDMESSKIHLEGFIVKEYQPHPSNWRSRMTLKEFLEEHQTLGVEGIDTRALTRKIRLAGAMKGILSTETDDTGLLLDRVRAYPGLVGRDLIPFVTCEKPYLWKDNGPRPIEQLDRTKSRLRVVVIDCGVKYNILRNLEKRSCEVVVVPCRATAPEIRAYEPDGVLLSNGPGDPATLPYIVDTVRELLGRTPIFGICLGHQILGQALGGKTAKLKFGHHGINQPAKNVTRNRVEISSQNHGFTVLPETLGNRVVTTHVNLNDGTLEGLFVPEKKAFSVQYHPEASPGPQDAEYLFTEFTELMLREKRSDA, from the coding sequence ATGCACCTGCTGAAGAAGAAGCCTCGGGCCCTGCTCGTCCTGGAAGACGGGAGCGTCTTCCGGGGATTCGCCTTCGCCCACGCCGGGCAGTCCATGGGCGAGGTCGTCTTCAACACGGGGATGACGGGCTACCAGGAAATCCTCACGGATCCCTCCTACAAGGAGCAGATCGTGACGATGACCTATCCCCTCATCGGCAGCTACGGGGTCAACCCCGAGGACATGGAGTCCTCGAAGATCCACCTCGAGGGGTTCATCGTCAAGGAGTACCAGCCGCACCCCAGCAACTGGCGCAGCCGCATGACCCTGAAGGAGTTCCTCGAGGAACATCAAACGCTCGGCGTCGAGGGCATCGACACGAGGGCCCTCACGCGGAAGATCCGCCTGGCGGGCGCGATGAAGGGCATCCTCTCGACGGAGACCGACGACACGGGGCTCCTGCTCGACCGTGTCCGGGCCTACCCGGGCCTCGTGGGCCGGGATCTCATCCCCTTCGTGACGTGCGAGAAGCCCTACCTGTGGAAAGACAACGGGCCCCGTCCCATCGAGCAGCTGGACAGGACGAAGTCGCGCCTGCGCGTCGTCGTCATCGACTGCGGCGTGAAGTACAACATCCTGCGCAACCTCGAGAAGCGGAGCTGCGAGGTCGTCGTCGTCCCCTGCCGGGCGACGGCCCCCGAGATCCGGGCCTACGAGCCCGACGGCGTGCTGTTGAGCAACGGCCCCGGCGACCCGGCCACCCTGCCCTACATCGTCGACACGGTGCGCGAACTGCTGGGCCGGACGCCCATCTTCGGCATCTGCCTCGGGCACCAGATCCTCGGGCAGGCCCTCGGCGGCAAGACGGCCAAGCTCAAGTTCGGCCACCACGGCATCAACCAGCCGGCCAAGAACGTCACGCGCAACCGGGTCGAGATCAGCTCCCAGAACCACGGCTTCACGGTGCTGCCGGAAACCCTCGGAAACCGGGTCGTGACGACGCACGTGAACCTCAACGACGGCACCCTCGAGGGCCTCTTCGTGCCGGAGAAAAAGGCCTTCAGCGTCCAGTACCACCCCGAGGCGTCGCCCGGGCCTCAGGACGCCGAGTACCTCTTCACCGAATTCACCGAACTCATGCTCAGAGAGAAGCGCAGCGATGCCTAG
- the carB gene encoding carbamoyl-phosphate synthase large subunit, with product MPRRTDLKKILIIGSGPIIISQACEFDYSGTQACKALKEEGYEVILINSNPATIMTDPETADRTYVEPITPEAVAKIIEKERPDAILPTLGGQTGLNTAVGVARLGVLEKYGVELIGASLEVIHKAEDREKFRDAMERIGLRVPRSGFARSMADVHRVADEIGFPIIIRPSFTLGGTGGGVAYNREDLADIAKQGLDASLIGEIMLEESVLGWKEYELEVMRDRADNVVIICSIENFDAMGVHTGDSITVAPAQTLTDAEYQAMRNAAIAIMREIGVETGGSNVQFAVNPATGEMVVVEMNPRVSRSSALASKATGFPIAKIAAKLAVGYTLDEIPNDITRETMASFEPTIDYVVTKIPRWTFEKFPETEDLLTTSMKSVGETMAIGRTFKESLQKAVRSLEIGRFGLLQQLPPDIESAEEFLIPKLTTPNSLRLFYIATAIQCGMPIEDIARYTYIDPWFLHHLKEIVEAENAFRVLSPSAEVLREAKALGFSDRYLAQLWNRTEREIRDLRARAKVTPVYKLVDTCAAEFEAFTPYYYSTYETEDESRPSDRKKVVILGGGPNRIGQGIEFDYCCVHASFALREEGYESIMVNSNPETVSTDYDTSDKLYFEPLTLEDVLHIVRKENPIGVIVQFGGQTPLNLARGLAEAGVPILGTSSEAIDRAEDRERFGDIVRKLKLNQPDNDTVTDVEAALQAAERIGYPVLVRPSYVLGGRAMEIVYDAATLRQYMERALLISPEHPILIDKFLEDAVELDVDAISDGKDTVIGGIMEHIEEAGIHSGDSACVLPPFSFSEDLLKSIEKQTRMLARELGVVGLMNIQYAVKDGVLYCLEVNPRASRTVPFVSKAIGVPLAKLATKVMLGKSLRELGFTKKVVPKHISVKESVFPFNRFPNADIILGPEMKSTGEVMGIDRSFGIAFAKSQIAAGFSLPRKGTVFISVHDVHKDRMVPIARDLKEMGFRVLATRGTAAYLKARGIASEAICKVSEGRPHVVDFIKNGDIHLVINTGIGRRSSMDAYHIRRGALTYNIPYTTTIAGARAVCEAIGALQKEEWQVCPLQEYYQTGSRRKAKGRK from the coding sequence ATGCCTAGGCGGACGGACCTCAAGAAAATCCTCATCATCGGCTCCGGGCCCATCATCATCAGTCAGGCCTGCGAGTTCGACTACTCGGGCACCCAGGCCTGCAAGGCCCTCAAGGAGGAAGGCTACGAGGTCATCCTCATCAACTCGAACCCCGCGACCATCATGACGGACCCCGAGACGGCCGACCGCACCTACGTGGAGCCCATCACCCCCGAGGCCGTGGCGAAGATCATCGAGAAGGAACGGCCCGACGCCATCCTGCCCACCCTCGGCGGGCAGACCGGCCTCAACACGGCTGTGGGCGTCGCAAGGCTCGGCGTGCTGGAGAAGTACGGCGTGGAGCTCATCGGCGCCTCCCTGGAGGTCATCCACAAGGCCGAGGACCGCGAGAAATTCCGCGACGCCATGGAGAGGATCGGCCTGCGGGTGCCCCGAAGCGGCTTCGCGCGCAGCATGGCCGACGTCCACAGGGTGGCCGACGAGATCGGCTTCCCCATCATCATCCGCCCCTCCTTCACCCTCGGCGGCACGGGCGGCGGGGTGGCCTACAACCGCGAGGACCTCGCCGACATCGCCAAGCAGGGTCTCGACGCGAGCCTCATCGGCGAGATCATGCTCGAGGAGTCCGTGCTCGGGTGGAAGGAGTATGAGCTCGAGGTCATGCGCGACCGGGCGGACAACGTCGTCATCATCTGCTCCATCGAGAACTTCGACGCCATGGGCGTGCACACGGGCGACTCCATCACGGTGGCCCCCGCGCAGACGCTCACCGACGCCGAATACCAGGCCATGCGCAATGCCGCCATCGCCATCATGCGCGAAATCGGCGTCGAGACGGGGGGCTCCAACGTCCAGTTCGCCGTGAACCCGGCAACCGGCGAGATGGTCGTCGTCGAGATGAACCCCCGCGTGTCGCGCTCGTCGGCCCTGGCCTCGAAGGCCACGGGCTTCCCCATCGCCAAGATCGCGGCGAAGCTCGCCGTGGGCTACACCCTCGACGAGATCCCCAACGACATCACCCGCGAGACGATGGCCTCCTTCGAGCCCACCATCGACTACGTGGTGACGAAGATCCCGCGGTGGACCTTCGAGAAGTTCCCCGAGACGGAGGACCTCCTCACGACGTCCATGAAGTCCGTCGGCGAGACCATGGCCATCGGACGGACGTTCAAGGAGTCCCTCCAGAAGGCCGTCCGGTCCCTCGAGATCGGCCGCTTCGGCCTGCTGCAGCAGCTGCCGCCCGACATCGAGAGCGCCGAGGAGTTCCTCATCCCCAAGCTCACGACGCCCAACTCCCTGCGCCTGTTCTACATCGCCACGGCCATCCAGTGCGGCATGCCCATCGAGGACATCGCGAGGTACACGTATATCGACCCCTGGTTCCTGCATCACCTGAAGGAAATCGTCGAGGCCGAGAACGCCTTCCGCGTCCTGTCGCCCTCGGCCGAGGTGCTGCGCGAGGCCAAGGCGCTCGGGTTCTCCGACCGCTACCTGGCGCAGCTCTGGAACCGGACGGAGCGGGAGATCCGTGACCTCAGGGCCAGGGCGAAGGTGACACCCGTCTACAAGCTCGTCGACACCTGCGCCGCCGAGTTCGAGGCCTTCACGCCCTACTACTACTCCACCTACGAGACCGAGGACGAGTCGAGGCCCTCGGACAGGAAGAAGGTCGTCATCCTGGGCGGCGGCCCCAACCGGATCGGCCAGGGCATCGAGTTCGACTACTGCTGCGTCCACGCCTCCTTCGCCCTGCGCGAGGAGGGCTACGAGAGCATCATGGTCAACTCCAACCCCGAGACGGTCTCGACGGACTACGACACCTCCGACAAGCTCTACTTCGAGCCCCTGACCCTGGAGGACGTCCTGCACATCGTCCGGAAGGAGAATCCCATCGGCGTGATCGTCCAGTTCGGCGGGCAGACGCCCCTGAACCTGGCCCGCGGGCTGGCCGAGGCGGGCGTGCCCATCCTGGGCACCTCCTCGGAGGCCATCGACCGCGCCGAGGACCGGGAGCGTTTCGGCGACATCGTCCGCAAGCTCAAGCTCAACCAGCCCGACAACGACACGGTGACGGACGTCGAGGCGGCGCTGCAGGCGGCCGAGCGGATCGGCTACCCCGTTCTCGTCCGGCCCTCCTACGTCCTGGGCGGCCGGGCCATGGAGATCGTCTACGACGCGGCGACCCTGCGCCAGTACATGGAGCGGGCCCTTCTGATCTCGCCGGAGCACCCCATCCTCATCGACAAGTTTCTCGAGGACGCCGTGGAGCTCGACGTGGACGCCATCAGCGACGGCAAGGACACCGTCATCGGCGGCATCATGGAGCACATCGAGGAGGCGGGCATCCACTCGGGCGACAGCGCCTGCGTGCTGCCGCCGTTCTCCTTCTCCGAGGATCTGCTGAAGTCCATCGAGAAGCAGACGCGGATGCTGGCCCGTGAGCTCGGCGTCGTGGGCCTCATGAACATCCAGTACGCCGTCAAGGACGGCGTCCTGTACTGCCTCGAGGTCAACCCCCGCGCCTCCCGGACGGTCCCCTTCGTGTCGAAGGCCATCGGCGTGCCCCTGGCGAAGCTGGCCACGAAGGTCATGCTCGGGAAATCCCTCCGGGAGCTGGGCTTCACGAAGAAGGTCGTGCCGAAGCACATCTCCGTGAAGGAATCCGTGTTCCCCTTCAACCGCTTCCCCAACGCCGACATCATCCTGGGCCCCGAGATGAAGTCAACGGGCGAGGTCATGGGCATCGACCGCTCCTTCGGGATCGCCTTCGCCAAGTCCCAGATAGCCGCCGGCTTCAGCCTGCCCCGGAAGGGGACGGTCTTCATCAGCGTCCACGACGTGCACAAGGACAGGATGGTCCCCATCGCACGGGACCTCAAAGAAATGGGCTTCCGGGTCCTTGCCACGCGGGGCACGGCTGCCTATCTTAAGGCAAGGGGAATCGCCTCCGAGGCGATCTGCAAGGTGAGCGAGGGCCGCCCGCACGTCGTCGACTTCATCAAGAACGGGGACATCCATCTCGTCATCAACACCGGCATCGGCCGCCGGTCCTCCATGGACGCCTACCACATCCGCCGAGGGGCCCTCACGTACAACATCCCCTACACGACGACCATAGCCGGCGCCAGGGCCGTCTGCGAGGCCATCGGGGCGCTGCAGAAGGAAGAATGGCAGGTCTGCCCGCTGCAGGAGTATTATCAAACAGGCTCGAGGCGCAAGGCAAAAGGCAGGAAGTGA